The Xanthomonas sp. CFBP 8443 genome has a window encoding:
- the arfB gene encoding alternative ribosome rescue aminoacyl-tRNA hydrolase ArfB — translation MGNGAIHISSSLAIPESEIVERFVRASGAGGQNVNKVSTAVELRFDLAGSPSLPEPLRARLLARRDRRITAEGVLVIDAQRFRTQDRNRDDARQRLAEFIAAGLSVPKRRIATKPSHGAKLRRLDAKRERSQIKRGRSPGRWE, via the coding sequence ATGGGTAACGGGGCCATCCACATCTCGAGCAGCCTGGCGATTCCGGAAAGCGAAATCGTCGAGCGCTTCGTGCGCGCCAGCGGCGCCGGCGGGCAGAACGTCAACAAGGTCTCCACCGCGGTGGAGCTGCGTTTCGACCTGGCCGGCTCGCCGTCGTTGCCCGAGCCGCTGCGCGCACGCTTGCTGGCGCGGCGCGATCGCCGCATCACCGCCGAGGGCGTGCTGGTGATCGACGCGCAGCGCTTCCGCACCCAGGACCGCAACCGCGACGATGCGCGCCAGCGCTTGGCCGAGTTCATCGCCGCCGGGCTGTCGGTGCCGAAGCGGCGCATCGCCACCAAACCCTCGCACGGCGCCAAGCTGCGGCGCCTGGACGCCAAGCGCGAGCGCAGCCAGATCAAACGCGGCCGCTCGCCCGGCCGCTGGGAGTGA
- a CDS encoding DUF2059 domain-containing protein produces the protein MNPTPSLSRSWPQRLLLAALLALAASPALAEPPSDGDVNRLLSASRAQNMLDSMLPQIEAMQRQQFAQLTAQRPLDAAQQQKVQQIQERTQATVRKALSWQEMRPLYVSLYKQSFSKQDVLAMAEFYESPAGQSMLDKTPQLMQNLMGAIQQKITPLFADLQKDLEQTVGAPPPAAKP, from the coding sequence ATGAACCCGACCCCGTCGCTTTCCCGTTCCTGGCCGCAGCGCCTGCTGCTGGCCGCGCTGCTGGCCCTGGCCGCGTCGCCCGCGCTGGCCGAGCCGCCCAGCGACGGCGACGTCAACCGCCTGCTGTCCGCCTCGCGCGCGCAGAACATGCTCGACAGCATGCTGCCGCAGATCGAGGCGATGCAGCGCCAGCAGTTCGCGCAGCTGACCGCGCAGCGCCCGCTCGATGCGGCGCAGCAGCAGAAAGTGCAGCAGATCCAGGAGCGCACCCAGGCCACCGTGCGCAAGGCGCTGTCGTGGCAGGAAATGCGCCCGCTGTACGTGAGCCTGTACAAGCAGTCGTTCTCCAAGCAGGACGTGCTGGCGATGGCCGAGTTCTACGAGAGCCCGGCCGGCCAGAGCATGCTCGACAAGACCCCGCAGCTGATGCAGAACCTGATGGGCGCGATCCAGCAGAAGATCACCCCGCTGTTCGCCGACCTGCAGAAGGACCTGGAGCAGACGGTCGGCGCGCCGCCGCCGGCGGCGAAGCCCTAG
- a CDS encoding pseudouridine synthase — protein MGRSVTHALWSGPPGTDNPVVSTSPDSLQILYLDPFLAVVDKPARLMVHDSKLARGEDDFLADRLRAQLGRPIFLVHRLDRATSGCLLLAFDRDTASALGKALMGGEVDKDYLAICRGWPAEERFDVDHDLDGGPGKPLKKPAQTRFQRLACGELQVPSGEFGTSRYALLRCSPVTGRFRQIRRHLKHLSHHLIGDTSHGDGRHNRIFRMQGVHRMLLHAERLAFPHPDGRRIEVNAPLDAEFVRAFGLFGWSAAPWQGGAERVADASGGVVG, from the coding sequence ATGGGACGCAGCGTGACGCATGCGTTGTGGTCGGGGCCGCCGGGCACGGATAATCCGGTAGTGAGCACCTCCCCCGATTCCCTGCAGATCCTCTATCTGGACCCCTTCCTGGCCGTGGTCGACAAGCCGGCCAGGCTGATGGTCCACGACAGCAAGCTCGCCCGCGGCGAGGACGATTTCCTTGCCGATCGCCTGCGCGCGCAACTGGGGCGGCCGATCTTTCTGGTGCACCGGCTCGACCGCGCCACCAGCGGTTGCCTGCTGCTGGCGTTCGACCGCGACACCGCCAGCGCGCTGGGCAAGGCGCTGATGGGCGGGGAGGTGGACAAGGACTATCTGGCGATCTGCCGCGGCTGGCCGGCCGAGGAGCGCTTCGACGTCGACCACGACCTCGACGGCGGTCCCGGCAAGCCGCTGAAGAAACCGGCACAGACCCGTTTCCAGCGCCTGGCCTGCGGCGAGCTGCAGGTGCCGTCGGGCGAGTTCGGCACCTCGCGCTACGCGCTGCTGCGCTGCAGCCCGGTGACCGGACGGTTCCGCCAGATCCGCCGCCATCTCAAGCACCTGTCGCACCACCTGATCGGCGACACCAGCCATGGCGACGGCCGCCACAACCGCATCTTCCGCATGCAGGGCGTGCACCGCATGCTGCTGCACGCCGAGCGCCTGGCGTTCCCGCATCCGGACGGGCGCCGGATCGAGGTGAACGCACCGCTGGATGCGGAGTTCGTGCGCGCGTTCGGGTTGTTCGGCTGGTCGGCGGCACCGTGGCAGGGTGGTGCGGAACGAGTGGCGGACGCGTCGGGCGGCGTTGTCGGCTAG
- a CDS encoding thioredoxin family protein, with protein sequence MKRWLLVSLLTVVPLAHALELPYDAAADAKAQVRQALAAGKKAHKPTLLIFGANWCGDCRALDASLHTARNAALVNAHFEVVKIDVGNFDHNLELSQAYGDPIQKGIPAAVVIGADGKPVYTTKAGELANARKMSDQGIYDFFAKAAGVPAGH encoded by the coding sequence ATGAAACGCTGGCTGCTGGTCTCGCTGCTGACCGTCGTTCCACTGGCGCATGCGCTGGAATTGCCCTACGACGCCGCCGCCGACGCCAAGGCGCAGGTGCGACAGGCGCTGGCCGCCGGCAAGAAGGCGCACAAGCCGACCCTGCTGATCTTCGGCGCCAACTGGTGCGGCGACTGCCGCGCGCTCGACGCCTCGCTGCACACGGCCAGGAACGCGGCCCTGGTCAACGCGCACTTCGAAGTGGTCAAGATCGATGTCGGCAACTTCGACCACAACCTGGAGCTGAGCCAGGCCTACGGCGATCCGATCCAGAAAGGGATCCCGGCCGCGGTGGTGATCGGCGCCGACGGCAAACCGGTCTACACCACCAAGGCCGGCGAACTGGCCAATGCGCGCAAGATGAGCGATCAGGGCATCTACGACTTCTTCGCCAAAGCGGCCGGGGTGCCGGCAGGGCACTGA
- the ubiB gene encoding ubiquinone biosynthesis regulatory protein kinase UbiB, whose protein sequence is MKAMFRASRIGRVILRYRLDDLLDGTPAERWLRLAKPFVPRASPDIAAQSRGARLRLALQDLGPIFVKFGQILSTRRDLMPPDVAEELTLLQDRVRPFDGEAARRIVEQALGQPIAVAFASFDTTPLASASIAQVHAATLHDGREVVVKVLRPDIERQIGADIALLKSAAALVDRAHPRADKIRPREVVAEIETTLAAELDLQREGANASVLRRFWLHSDDLYVPEVIWSHTAERALTLERVRGIPSDDIASLDAAGIDRKALAAKGVRVFYTQVFRDNFFHADAHAGNIWVDSDPARRINPRFIALDFGIMGQLSQEDQYYLAENFMAIFNKDYRRMAELHVEAGWMPANVRIDELEAAARSVCEPYFTRPLSQISLAEVLIKLFRVAQRYQLTLQPQLILLQKTLLNIEGVGRQLDPELDIWAVARPVLERILIERYSPQRALHELRKRLPEIMTHAPDMPRLIHGWLRQQVEGRHELSMRSRDLFELNVILLRMQRRVVTAISGVGLLTVAALLYALDAGGPQLGGASIWAWIAGGLGAASLLSAWLRR, encoded by the coding sequence ATGAAGGCGATGTTCCGCGCCAGCCGCATCGGCCGGGTGATCCTGCGCTACCGCCTGGACGACCTGCTCGACGGCACGCCGGCCGAGCGCTGGCTGCGCCTGGCCAAACCGTTCGTGCCGCGCGCCAGCCCGGACATCGCCGCGCAGTCGCGCGGTGCGCGGCTGCGCCTGGCGCTGCAGGACCTGGGCCCGATCTTCGTCAAGTTCGGGCAGATCCTGTCCACCCGCCGCGACCTGATGCCGCCGGACGTGGCCGAGGAACTGACCCTGCTGCAGGACCGGGTGCGCCCGTTCGACGGCGAGGCGGCGCGGCGCATCGTCGAGCAGGCGCTGGGGCAGCCGATCGCGGTGGCCTTCGCCAGCTTCGATACCACGCCGCTGGCCTCGGCCTCGATCGCGCAGGTGCATGCGGCGACGCTGCACGACGGCCGCGAAGTGGTGGTCAAGGTGCTGCGCCCGGACATCGAGCGGCAGATCGGCGCGGATATCGCGCTGCTCAAGTCCGCCGCGGCGCTGGTCGACCGCGCGCATCCGCGCGCCGACAAGATCCGCCCGCGCGAGGTGGTCGCCGAGATCGAGACCACCCTGGCCGCGGAACTGGACCTGCAGCGCGAAGGCGCCAACGCCAGCGTGCTGCGCCGCTTCTGGCTGCATTCGGACGACCTGTACGTGCCGGAGGTGATCTGGAGCCACACCGCCGAGCGCGCGCTGACCCTGGAACGGGTGCGCGGCATCCCGTCGGACGACATCGCCTCGCTCGACGCCGCCGGCATCGACCGCAAGGCGCTGGCGGCCAAGGGCGTGCGCGTGTTCTACACGCAGGTGTTCCGCGACAATTTCTTCCACGCCGATGCGCACGCCGGCAACATCTGGGTCGACAGCGATCCGGCGCGGCGGATCAACCCGCGCTTCATCGCGCTGGACTTCGGCATCATGGGCCAGCTGTCGCAGGAAGATCAGTACTACCTGGCCGAGAACTTCATGGCCATCTTCAACAAGGATTACCGGCGCATGGCCGAGCTGCACGTGGAGGCGGGCTGGATGCCGGCCAACGTGCGCATCGACGAACTGGAAGCGGCGGCGCGTTCGGTGTGCGAACCGTACTTCACCCGGCCGCTGTCGCAGATCTCGCTGGCCGAGGTGCTGATCAAGCTGTTCCGCGTCGCCCAGCGCTACCAGCTGACCCTGCAGCCGCAGCTGATCCTGCTGCAGAAGACCCTGCTCAACATCGAAGGCGTGGGTCGCCAGCTGGATCCGGAACTGGACATCTGGGCGGTGGCGCGGCCGGTGCTTGAGCGCATCCTGATCGAGCGCTACAGCCCGCAGCGCGCGCTGCACGAACTGCGCAAGCGGCTGCCGGAAATCATGACCCACGCGCCGGACATGCCGCGCCTGATCCACGGCTGGCTGCGCCAGCAGGTGGAAGGCCGCCACGAACTGTCGATGCGCTCGCGCGACCTGTTCGAACTCAACGTGATCCTGCTGCGCATGCAGCGCCGCGTGGTCACCGCGATCAGCGGCGTGGGCCTGCTCACCGTCGCGGCGCTGCTGTACGCGCTCGACGCCGGCGGCCCGCAGCTCGGCGGGGCCTCGATCTGGGCGTGGATCGCCGGCGGCCTCGGCGCGGCCAGCCTGCTTTCGGCGTGGCTGCGGCGCTAG
- a CDS encoding SCP2 sterol-binding domain-containing protein, whose product MPGSPFDALKPLAGRALEAALNRALALDPDTREALRGLDGQRVALTLEAPALALQIRVDGTRLQVGPVDTAQEPDLAVRSTLGGLFAQLPFLAQARRGASPGGRVRVSGDAELARRLQQLAGRFDPDWQRPFTQVFGDVLGVQFANAARAALQQAQRGAQDLAQSAAEFVTEESRDVVARAELEAFYDDVDAVRDDIERLAARVARLSPERGA is encoded by the coding sequence GATGCCCTCAAGCCCCTGGCCGGCCGCGCGCTGGAAGCGGCGCTCAACCGCGCGCTGGCGCTGGACCCGGACACCCGCGAAGCGCTGCGCGGCCTCGACGGCCAGCGCGTGGCGCTGACCCTGGAGGCGCCGGCGCTGGCGCTGCAGATCCGCGTGGACGGCACGCGTCTGCAGGTCGGCCCCGTGGATACGGCGCAGGAACCCGACCTGGCGGTGCGCAGCACCCTCGGCGGGCTGTTCGCGCAGCTGCCGTTCCTGGCCCAGGCGCGGCGCGGCGCCAGCCCCGGCGGACGGGTGCGGGTGTCCGGCGACGCCGAACTGGCGCGGCGCCTGCAGCAGTTGGCGGGGCGTTTCGATCCGGACTGGCAGCGGCCGTTCACCCAGGTGTTCGGCGACGTGCTCGGCGTGCAGTTCGCCAACGCGGCGCGCGCGGCGTTGCAGCAGGCCCAGCGCGGCGCGCAGGACCTGGCGCAGAGCGCGGCCGAGTTCGTCACCGAGGAATCGCGCGACGTGGTCGCGCGCGCGGAGCTGGAGGCGTTCTACGACGACGTCGATGCGGTGCGCGACGACATCGAGCGCCTGGCCGCGCGCGTGGCCAGGCTGTCGCCGGAGCGCGGCGCATGA